In Catharus ustulatus isolate bCatUst1 chromosome 27, bCatUst1.pri.v2, whole genome shotgun sequence, the following are encoded in one genomic region:
- the VDAC3 gene encoding voltage-dependent anion-selective channel protein 3 isoform X1, producing MRTGGRREPYPGAARAADPMAVPPSYSDLGKSARDVFNKGYGFGMVKLEVKTKSSTGVLEFTTVGSSNTDTGKASGSLETKYKVKDQGLTFIQKWNTDNTLGTEISVENQLVAGLKLAIDTTFVPNTGKKSGKLKTSYKRDYIHVGCNVDIDLSGPTLYGWAVLGFEGWLAGYQMAFDTAKYKTTQNNFALGYKAGDFQLHTNVNDGTEFGGSIYQKVNDNIETSVNLAWTAGSNNTRFGIAAKYQMDEKTSIVAKVNNASLIGIGYAQTLRPGVKLTLSGLIDGKNFSAGGHKIGLGFELEA from the exons ATGCGGACAGGGGGCCGCCGAGAGCCGTAcccgggagcagcgcgggcgGCAG ATCCAATGGCTGTCCCACCGTCATACAGTGACTTGGGAAAGTCTGCCAGGGATGTTTTCAACAAGGGATATG gatttgGAATGGTCAAGTTAGAGGTGAAGACCAAGTCTTCCACTGGGGTG TTG GAATTCACCACAGTCGGTTCTTCCAACACGGACACAGGCAAGGCTTCAGGCAGTCTAGAGACCAAATATAAGGTCAAAGACCAGGGACTGACATTCATCCAGAAGTGGAACACAGATAACACACTGGGAACAGAAATTTCTGTTGAGAATCAG ttgGTTGCAGGGTTGAAGCTGGCTATTGACACTACATTTGTACCAAACACAGG GAAGAAGAGTGGAAAGTTGAAGACCTCCTACAAAAGAGATTATATACATGTAGGCTGCAATGTAGACATTGATCTGTCTGGACCAACCCTTTATGGCTGGGCAGTGTTGGGCTTTGAAGGCTGGCTTGCTGGCTACCAGATGGCTTTTGATACAGCCAAGTATAAGActacacaaaataattttgctttggGATATAAGGCAGGAGACTTTCAGCTGCACACTAATGT GAATGATGGCACTGAGTTTGGTGGGTCTATTTATCAGAAGGTTAATGATAACATTGAGACATCAGTCAATCTTGCATGGACTGCCGGCAGTAACAACACACGTTTTGGTATTGCTGCAAAATACCAAATGGATGAGAAGACTTCCATTGTG gCTAAAGTGAACAATGCCAGCCTCATTGGAATTGGTTACGCTCAGACCCTCCGACCTG GTGTAAAGCTGACCCTCTCAGGCTTGATTGACGGCAAGAATTTCAGTGCTGGAGGTCACAAAATTGGGCTGGGATTTGAGCTGGAAGCTTAA
- the VDAC3 gene encoding voltage-dependent anion-selective channel protein 3 isoform X2: protein MRTGGRREPYPGAARAADPMAVPPSYSDLGKSARDVFNKGYGFGMVKLEVKTKSSTGVEFTTVGSSNTDTGKASGSLETKYKVKDQGLTFIQKWNTDNTLGTEISVENQLVAGLKLAIDTTFVPNTGKKSGKLKTSYKRDYIHVGCNVDIDLSGPTLYGWAVLGFEGWLAGYQMAFDTAKYKTTQNNFALGYKAGDFQLHTNVNDGTEFGGSIYQKVNDNIETSVNLAWTAGSNNTRFGIAAKYQMDEKTSIVAKVNNASLIGIGYAQTLRPGVKLTLSGLIDGKNFSAGGHKIGLGFELEA, encoded by the exons ATGCGGACAGGGGGCCGCCGAGAGCCGTAcccgggagcagcgcgggcgGCAG ATCCAATGGCTGTCCCACCGTCATACAGTGACTTGGGAAAGTCTGCCAGGGATGTTTTCAACAAGGGATATG gatttgGAATGGTCAAGTTAGAGGTGAAGACCAAGTCTTCCACTGGGGTG GAATTCACCACAGTCGGTTCTTCCAACACGGACACAGGCAAGGCTTCAGGCAGTCTAGAGACCAAATATAAGGTCAAAGACCAGGGACTGACATTCATCCAGAAGTGGAACACAGATAACACACTGGGAACAGAAATTTCTGTTGAGAATCAG ttgGTTGCAGGGTTGAAGCTGGCTATTGACACTACATTTGTACCAAACACAGG GAAGAAGAGTGGAAAGTTGAAGACCTCCTACAAAAGAGATTATATACATGTAGGCTGCAATGTAGACATTGATCTGTCTGGACCAACCCTTTATGGCTGGGCAGTGTTGGGCTTTGAAGGCTGGCTTGCTGGCTACCAGATGGCTTTTGATACAGCCAAGTATAAGActacacaaaataattttgctttggGATATAAGGCAGGAGACTTTCAGCTGCACACTAATGT GAATGATGGCACTGAGTTTGGTGGGTCTATTTATCAGAAGGTTAATGATAACATTGAGACATCAGTCAATCTTGCATGGACTGCCGGCAGTAACAACACACGTTTTGGTATTGCTGCAAAATACCAAATGGATGAGAAGACTTCCATTGTG gCTAAAGTGAACAATGCCAGCCTCATTGGAATTGGTTACGCTCAGACCCTCCGACCTG GTGTAAAGCTGACCCTCTCAGGCTTGATTGACGGCAAGAATTTCAGTGCTGGAGGTCACAAAATTGGGCTGGGATTTGAGCTGGAAGCTTAA
- the IKBKB gene encoding inhibitor of nuclear factor kappa-B kinase subunit beta, with amino-acid sequence MSRPPALQALTCGPWEMRERLGTGGFGNVIRWHNKETGEQVAIKQCRQELSPRNRDRWALEIQIMKRLNHPNVVAARDVPEGMQKLAPNDLPLLAMEYCQGGDLRKYLNQLENCCGLREEAILILLSDIASALRYLHENRIIHRDLKPENIVLQQGEQRLIHKIIDLGYAKELDQGSLCTSFVGTLQYLAPELLEQQKYTVTVDYWSFGTLAFECITGFRPFLPNWQPVQWHTKVRQKSELDIVVSEDLSGEVKFSSSLPCPNNLNSVLSGRLEKWLQLMLMWHPRQRGTDPIYGPNGCFKALDDILNLKLLHVLNMVTGTVHTYPVTEEETLQSVKARIQSDTGIPEQDQELLQEAGLALFSQKLVTKHIGDSKVNDTAAADTDLLFLFDNKKVSYEAQVALRPHPESVDCILQDPKKNLHFFQLRKVWGQIWHTIRMLKEDCNRLQQGQRAAMMNLLRYNSTLSKMKNSMASLSQQLKAKLDFFKTSIQIDLEKYKEQIEFGIASEKLLFAWKEMEQAVELCGREDDVDQLVKRMMALQTDIVDLQRSPLGRKQGGTLEDLEEQARELYRRLREKPRDQRTSGDSQEIVRLLLQAIQTFEKKVRVIYAQLSKTVVCKQKALELFPKVEKVMNLMSEDEETVVRLQEKRQKELWNLLKIACSKVRGPVTGSPESMNISRLGGSGQLPLQVPSGTYNLSESVRRSEELLLESRKLCNQLENVMHDTMKDQEQSFLALDWSWLQLQVEETNSPEQTQM; translated from the exons ATGAGCCGGCCGCCCGCGCTGCAGGCGCTGACCTGCGGGCCCTGGGAGATGCGGGAGCGCCTCGGCACCGGCGGTTTCGGCAACGTCATCCGCTGGCACAACAAG GAAACCGGCGAGCAGGTAGCCATCAAGCAGTGCCGGCAGGAGCTGAGCCCGCGCAACCGCGACCGCTGGGCTCTGGAAATACAGATCATGAAGAG ACTGAACCATCCCAATGTGGTGGCTGCCCGTGATGTCCCTGAAGGGATGCAGAAGCTCGCACCAAATGACTTGCCATTGTTGGCCATGGAGTACTGCCAAGGCGGAGACCTCCGCAAG TACCTGAACCAGCTGGAGAATTGCTGTGGCTTGCGGGAAGAAGCTATTCTTATCTTATTATCTGACATCG CTTCTGCTCTCAGATACCTTCATGAGAACAGGATCATCCACAGAGACTTGAAACCAGAGAACATTGTGCTGCagcaaggagagcagagg TTAATACACAAAATCATTGACCTTGGTTATGCTAAGGAGTTGGATCAGGGTAGCCTATGCACATCCTTTGTTGGGACTCTGCAGTACTTG gctccagagctgctggaacagcAGAAGTATACGGTGACAGTGGATTACTGGAGCTTTGGCACACTTGCCTTTGAGTGCATTACCGGCTTCCGACCATTCCTACCCAACTGGCAGCCAGTGCAATG GCATACAAAAGTGCGTCAGAAGAGCGAGCTGGATATTGTTGTTTCAGAAGATTTATCCGGAGAAGTCAAGTTTTCTAGCAGTTTGCCCTGCCCGAACAATCTAAACAG TGTTTTGTCCGGGAGGCTGGAGAAATGGCTGCAACTCATGTTAATGTGGCACCCACGTCAGAGAGGTACAGATCCTATATATGGACCCAATGGGTGTTTCAAAGCTTTGGATGACATTTTGAACTTGAAG TTGCTTCATGTTTTGAACATGGTTACGGGAACTGTGCACACCTACCCTGTGACAGAGGAAGAGACTCTGCAGAGTGTGAAGGCCAGGATTCAGTCAGATACAGGAATTCCAGAACAGGACCAGGAACTACTGCAGGAAGCAGGACTTGCATTGTTTTCTCAGAAGTTGGTCACTAAACATATAGGTGATAGCAAG GTGAATGATACTGCAGCTGCAGACACAgacctcctcttcctctttgaTAACAAGAAGGTTTCCTATGAGGCTCAGGTGGCCTTGCGTCCTCATCCAGAAAGTGTTGACTGCATCC TTCAGGATCCAAAGAAGAATCTTCACTTTTTCCAGTTGCGGAAAGTGTGGGGTCAGATCTGGCACACAATCCGGATGCTGAAAGAGGACTGTAACCGGCTTCAGCAGGGGCAGCGAGCAGCCAT GATGAATCTGTTGCGTTACAATAGTACCCTCTCGAAGATGAAGAATTCTATGGCCTCCCTTTCTCAGCAGCTGAAAGCAAAACTGGACTTCTTTAAAACAAGCATCCAAATTGATCTGGAAAAGTATAAAGAGCAGATTGAATTTGGAATTG CTTCTGAGAAGTTGCTGTTTGCCTGGAAAGAGATGGAGCAAGCTGTGGAACTTTGTGGGCGG GAGGATGATGTGGACCAGTTAGTGAAGAGGATGATGGCCCTGCAGACAGACATTGTGGACCTGCAGAGAAGCCCACTAGGTCGTAAACAAGGAGGAACGCTGGAGGATTT AGAAGAACAAGCCAGAGAGTTGTACCGAAGACTGAGAGAGAAGCCAAGAG ATCAGAGGACAAGTGGTGACAGCCAGGAAATAGTACGACTGCTCCTGCAGGCAATCCAgacctttgaaaaaaaagttcGAGTCATTTATGCTCAGCTCAG caaaaccGTAGTTTGCAAACAGAAGGCTTTGGAATTGTTCCCCAAAGTGGAGAAAGTGATGAATCTGATGAGTGAAGATGAGGAAACAGTTGTTAGGCTTCAGGAGAAACGACAGAAAGAACTGTGGAACTTGCTGAAAATTGCTTGT agTAAAGTACGTGGTCCTGTTACTGGCAGTCCAGAGAGCATGAACATATCACGTCTTGGTGGCTCGGGTCAGCTGCCGCTGCAGGTCCCTTCTGGAACATATAATTTATCAGAATCTGTAAGAAGAAG TGAGGAGCTACTGCTGGAATCTCGGAAACTTTGTAACCAGCTAGAAAACGTGATGCATGACACAATGAAGGATCAAGAGCAGAGTTTCTTG GCTCTAGActggagctggctgcagcttcAGGTAGAAGAAACAAACAGTCCAGAACAAACCCAGATGTAA
- the PLAT gene encoding tissue-type plasminogen activator isoform X1, whose product MLQHGPRPGESPPPRVALRVGQRSEQTHRKHKPSVVWKEKHPENTEEKKQKDNLRFGADVEDTQNGRQTLMSPCVGGSSHDCPVPACTRNKCYNGGQCSQAYYSPQLFICQCHQGFSGKQCEIDTQVKCYKDTGVTYRGTWSMTESGTECLNWNNNALVNRMYNGQREDAAELGLGNHNYCRNPDEDSRPWCYIYKRGRYTWEHCSVPPCSKVSNINCRSGRGTDYRGSHSVTSSGATCLKWNSRILANKLYTAWRRDAYQLGLGSHNFCRNPDNDSKPWCHVLKRNRLTWEYCNVPTCSTCGLRLRRVHQYRIKGGSYADIAAHPWQAAIFVKYHRVPGEHFLCGGILISSCWVLSAAHCFEEGFSTNQLKIVLGRTSRATPEESEQTFQVKSYTVHQRFDSENFNNDIALLQLNSDAEDCAVETGTVRAACLPMTELQLPDWTECEISGYGRNEEFSPFYSEHLKEGHVRLFPASRCTAQYLDNRTVTENMLCAGDTRHLDDACKGDSGGPLVCMKDDRMYLIGIISWGIGCGRKDIPGVYTNVNRYLDWIQDTMKL is encoded by the exons ATGCTGCAGCACGGCCCACGGCCCGGGGAGTCTCCACCCCCTCGAGTGGCGCTACGAGTAGGACAGAGATCAGAGCAGACACACAGGAAACACAAACCCAGCGTggtctggaaagaaaaacatccagagaatacagaagagaaaaagcaaaaag ATAATTTGAGATTTGGAGCTGATGTGGAAGACACTCAGAATGGAAGGCAAACTCTCATGTCTCCTTGTGTTGGTGGGAGCAGTCATGACTGCCCAGTGCCAG CCTGCACTAGAAATAAATGCTACAATGGAGGCCAATGTTCACAGGCATATTACTCCCCACAGCTCTTCATCTGCCAGTGCCACCAAGGTTTTTCAGGGAAGCAGTGTGAAATAG ATACTCAAGTTAAATGCTACAAAGACACTGGAGTAACATATAGGGGTACCTGGAGCATGACAGAGAGTGGAACTGAATGTTTAAATTGGAATAACAACGCCTTGGTGAACCGGATGTACAATGGCCAAAGAGAggatgctgctgagctgggattgggCAATCACAACTATTGCAG AAACCCAGACGAGGATTCCAGACCTTGGTGCTATATCTACAAAAGGGGAAGGTACACCTGGGAACACTGCAGTGTGCCCCCCTGTTCAAAAG TTAGTAACATCAACTGCAGATCTGGAAGAGGCACAGATTACCGTGGCAGCCACAGTGTTACCAGTTCTGGAGCTACCTGTTTGAAATGGAATTCTCGAATCCTTGCAAACAAGCTATATACTGCTTGGAGAAGAGATGCTTACCAGCTGGGCCTTGGCAGTCACAATTTCTGCAG GAATCCTGATAATGACAGCAAGCCTTGGTGCCATGTCCTGAAAAGAAATCGGCTCACTTGGGAGTACTGCAATGTGCCTACTTGCT CCACCTGTGGCTTACGGCTGCGCAGAGTACACCAGTACAGGATTAAAGGTGGTTCCTACGCAGACATTGCAGCTCATCCATGGCAAGCTGCCATCTTTGTGAAGTATCACCGAGTGCCTGGAGAGCACTTCCTCTGTGGAGGAATTCTGATCAgttcctgctgggttttgtcAGCTGCTCACTGTTTTGAGGAAGG CTTTAGTACAAATCAGCTGAAGATTGTGCTGGGTAGGACTTCCCGAGCAACTCCCGAGGAAAGTGAACAGACGTTTCAAGTAAAGAGCTACACTGTGCATCAGAGATTTGACTCAGAAAATTTCAACAATGATATTG cTCTGTTGCAGTTGAACTCAGATGCAGAAGACTGTGCTGTTGAAACAGGCACTGTTCGTGCTGCCTGCCTCCCCatgacagagctgcagctgcctgactggACTGAATGTGAGATCTCTGGTTATGgcagaaatgaagaat tttctcCATTCTATTCAGAGCACCTGAAGGAGGGGCATGTCAGATTGTTCCCAGCCAGTCGGTGCACAGCACAGTATCTAGACAACCGGACAGTTACAGAGAACATGTTATGTGCAGGAGACACGAGGCACCTTGATGATGCCTGCAAG GGTGACTCTGGAGGGCCTCTGGTGTGTATGAAGGATGATCGTATGTATCTGATTGGAATCATCAGCTGGGGAATAGGCTGTGGCCGCAAAGACATACCTGGTGTTTATACAAATGTGAATCGCTATCTTGACTGGATTCAGGACACTATGAAACTCTGA
- the PLAT gene encoding tissue-type plasminogen activator isoform X2, translating into MWKTLRMEGKLSCLLVLVGAVMTAQCQGLHLRFKRGARSRAICTDNSSAEIYQHRGTWLRLSGSRIEYCRCDSGRSHCHTVPVRACTRNKCYNGGQCSQAYYSPQLFICQCHQGFSGKQCEIDTQVKCYKDTGVTYRGTWSMTESGTECLNWNNNALVNRMYNGQREDAAELGLGNHNYCRNPDEDSRPWCYIYKRGRYTWEHCSVPPCSKVSNINCRSGRGTDYRGSHSVTSSGATCLKWNSRILANKLYTAWRRDAYQLGLGSHNFCRNPDNDSKPWCHVLKRNRLTWEYCNVPTCSTCGLRLRRVHQYRIKGGSYADIAAHPWQAAIFVKYHRVPGEHFLCGGILISSCWVLSAAHCFEEGFSTNQLKIVLGRTSRATPEESEQTFQVKSYTVHQRFDSENFNNDIALLQLNSDAEDCAVETGTVRAACLPMTELQLPDWTECEISGYGRNEEFSPFYSEHLKEGHVRLFPASRCTAQYLDNRTVTENMLCAGDTRHLDDACKGDSGGPLVCMKDDRMYLIGIISWGIGCGRKDIPGVYTNVNRYLDWIQDTMKL; encoded by the exons ATGTGGAAGACACTCAGAATGGAAGGCAAACTCTCATGTCTCCTTGTGTTGGTGGGAGCAGTCATGACTGCCCAGTGCCAG GGCTTACACCTGCGTTTCAAACGAGGAGCCAGATCTAGAG CCATTTGCACAGATAATTCATCTGCAGAAATTTACCAACACAGGGGGACCTGGCTGAGGCTTTCAGGGAGCAGAATAGAATACTGTAGGTGCGACAGTGGTCGGAGTCATTGCCACACTGTACCTGTCAGAG CCTGCACTAGAAATAAATGCTACAATGGAGGCCAATGTTCACAGGCATATTACTCCCCACAGCTCTTCATCTGCCAGTGCCACCAAGGTTTTTCAGGGAAGCAGTGTGAAATAG ATACTCAAGTTAAATGCTACAAAGACACTGGAGTAACATATAGGGGTACCTGGAGCATGACAGAGAGTGGAACTGAATGTTTAAATTGGAATAACAACGCCTTGGTGAACCGGATGTACAATGGCCAAAGAGAggatgctgctgagctgggattgggCAATCACAACTATTGCAG AAACCCAGACGAGGATTCCAGACCTTGGTGCTATATCTACAAAAGGGGAAGGTACACCTGGGAACACTGCAGTGTGCCCCCCTGTTCAAAAG TTAGTAACATCAACTGCAGATCTGGAAGAGGCACAGATTACCGTGGCAGCCACAGTGTTACCAGTTCTGGAGCTACCTGTTTGAAATGGAATTCTCGAATCCTTGCAAACAAGCTATATACTGCTTGGAGAAGAGATGCTTACCAGCTGGGCCTTGGCAGTCACAATTTCTGCAG GAATCCTGATAATGACAGCAAGCCTTGGTGCCATGTCCTGAAAAGAAATCGGCTCACTTGGGAGTACTGCAATGTGCCTACTTGCT CCACCTGTGGCTTACGGCTGCGCAGAGTACACCAGTACAGGATTAAAGGTGGTTCCTACGCAGACATTGCAGCTCATCCATGGCAAGCTGCCATCTTTGTGAAGTATCACCGAGTGCCTGGAGAGCACTTCCTCTGTGGAGGAATTCTGATCAgttcctgctgggttttgtcAGCTGCTCACTGTTTTGAGGAAGG CTTTAGTACAAATCAGCTGAAGATTGTGCTGGGTAGGACTTCCCGAGCAACTCCCGAGGAAAGTGAACAGACGTTTCAAGTAAAGAGCTACACTGTGCATCAGAGATTTGACTCAGAAAATTTCAACAATGATATTG cTCTGTTGCAGTTGAACTCAGATGCAGAAGACTGTGCTGTTGAAACAGGCACTGTTCGTGCTGCCTGCCTCCCCatgacagagctgcagctgcctgactggACTGAATGTGAGATCTCTGGTTATGgcagaaatgaagaat tttctcCATTCTATTCAGAGCACCTGAAGGAGGGGCATGTCAGATTGTTCCCAGCCAGTCGGTGCACAGCACAGTATCTAGACAACCGGACAGTTACAGAGAACATGTTATGTGCAGGAGACACGAGGCACCTTGATGATGCCTGCAAG GGTGACTCTGGAGGGCCTCTGGTGTGTATGAAGGATGATCGTATGTATCTGATTGGAATCATCAGCTGGGGAATAGGCTGTGGCCGCAAAGACATACCTGGTGTTTATACAAATGTGAATCGCTATCTTGACTGGATTCAGGACACTATGAAACTCTGA
- the PLAT gene encoding tissue-type plasminogen activator isoform X3: MWKTLRMEGKLSCLLVLVGAVMTAQCQGLHLRFKRGARSRACTRNKCYNGGQCSQAYYSPQLFICQCHQGFSGKQCEIDTQVKCYKDTGVTYRGTWSMTESGTECLNWNNNALVNRMYNGQREDAAELGLGNHNYCRNPDEDSRPWCYIYKRGRYTWEHCSVPPCSKVSNINCRSGRGTDYRGSHSVTSSGATCLKWNSRILANKLYTAWRRDAYQLGLGSHNFCRNPDNDSKPWCHVLKRNRLTWEYCNVPTCSTCGLRLRRVHQYRIKGGSYADIAAHPWQAAIFVKYHRVPGEHFLCGGILISSCWVLSAAHCFEEGFSTNQLKIVLGRTSRATPEESEQTFQVKSYTVHQRFDSENFNNDIALLQLNSDAEDCAVETGTVRAACLPMTELQLPDWTECEISGYGRNEEFSPFYSEHLKEGHVRLFPASRCTAQYLDNRTVTENMLCAGDTRHLDDACKGDSGGPLVCMKDDRMYLIGIISWGIGCGRKDIPGVYTNVNRYLDWIQDTMKL, encoded by the exons ATGTGGAAGACACTCAGAATGGAAGGCAAACTCTCATGTCTCCTTGTGTTGGTGGGAGCAGTCATGACTGCCCAGTGCCAG GGCTTACACCTGCGTTTCAAACGAGGAGCCAGATCTAGAG CCTGCACTAGAAATAAATGCTACAATGGAGGCCAATGTTCACAGGCATATTACTCCCCACAGCTCTTCATCTGCCAGTGCCACCAAGGTTTTTCAGGGAAGCAGTGTGAAATAG ATACTCAAGTTAAATGCTACAAAGACACTGGAGTAACATATAGGGGTACCTGGAGCATGACAGAGAGTGGAACTGAATGTTTAAATTGGAATAACAACGCCTTGGTGAACCGGATGTACAATGGCCAAAGAGAggatgctgctgagctgggattgggCAATCACAACTATTGCAG AAACCCAGACGAGGATTCCAGACCTTGGTGCTATATCTACAAAAGGGGAAGGTACACCTGGGAACACTGCAGTGTGCCCCCCTGTTCAAAAG TTAGTAACATCAACTGCAGATCTGGAAGAGGCACAGATTACCGTGGCAGCCACAGTGTTACCAGTTCTGGAGCTACCTGTTTGAAATGGAATTCTCGAATCCTTGCAAACAAGCTATATACTGCTTGGAGAAGAGATGCTTACCAGCTGGGCCTTGGCAGTCACAATTTCTGCAG GAATCCTGATAATGACAGCAAGCCTTGGTGCCATGTCCTGAAAAGAAATCGGCTCACTTGGGAGTACTGCAATGTGCCTACTTGCT CCACCTGTGGCTTACGGCTGCGCAGAGTACACCAGTACAGGATTAAAGGTGGTTCCTACGCAGACATTGCAGCTCATCCATGGCAAGCTGCCATCTTTGTGAAGTATCACCGAGTGCCTGGAGAGCACTTCCTCTGTGGAGGAATTCTGATCAgttcctgctgggttttgtcAGCTGCTCACTGTTTTGAGGAAGG CTTTAGTACAAATCAGCTGAAGATTGTGCTGGGTAGGACTTCCCGAGCAACTCCCGAGGAAAGTGAACAGACGTTTCAAGTAAAGAGCTACACTGTGCATCAGAGATTTGACTCAGAAAATTTCAACAATGATATTG cTCTGTTGCAGTTGAACTCAGATGCAGAAGACTGTGCTGTTGAAACAGGCACTGTTCGTGCTGCCTGCCTCCCCatgacagagctgcagctgcctgactggACTGAATGTGAGATCTCTGGTTATGgcagaaatgaagaat tttctcCATTCTATTCAGAGCACCTGAAGGAGGGGCATGTCAGATTGTTCCCAGCCAGTCGGTGCACAGCACAGTATCTAGACAACCGGACAGTTACAGAGAACATGTTATGTGCAGGAGACACGAGGCACCTTGATGATGCCTGCAAG GGTGACTCTGGAGGGCCTCTGGTGTGTATGAAGGATGATCGTATGTATCTGATTGGAATCATCAGCTGGGGAATAGGCTGTGGCCGCAAAGACATACCTGGTGTTTATACAAATGTGAATCGCTATCTTGACTGGATTCAGGACACTATGAAACTCTGA
- the PLAT gene encoding tissue-type plasminogen activator isoform X4, with product MSPCVGGSSHDCPVPACTRNKCYNGGQCSQAYYSPQLFICQCHQGFSGKQCEIDTQVKCYKDTGVTYRGTWSMTESGTECLNWNNNALVNRMYNGQREDAAELGLGNHNYCRNPDEDSRPWCYIYKRGRYTWEHCSVPPCSKVSNINCRSGRGTDYRGSHSVTSSGATCLKWNSRILANKLYTAWRRDAYQLGLGSHNFCRNPDNDSKPWCHVLKRNRLTWEYCNVPTCSTCGLRLRRVHQYRIKGGSYADIAAHPWQAAIFVKYHRVPGEHFLCGGILISSCWVLSAAHCFEEGFSTNQLKIVLGRTSRATPEESEQTFQVKSYTVHQRFDSENFNNDIALLQLNSDAEDCAVETGTVRAACLPMTELQLPDWTECEISGYGRNEEFSPFYSEHLKEGHVRLFPASRCTAQYLDNRTVTENMLCAGDTRHLDDACKGDSGGPLVCMKDDRMYLIGIISWGIGCGRKDIPGVYTNVNRYLDWIQDTMKL from the exons ATGTCTCCTTGTGTTGGTGGGAGCAGTCATGACTGCCCAGTGCCAG CCTGCACTAGAAATAAATGCTACAATGGAGGCCAATGTTCACAGGCATATTACTCCCCACAGCTCTTCATCTGCCAGTGCCACCAAGGTTTTTCAGGGAAGCAGTGTGAAATAG ATACTCAAGTTAAATGCTACAAAGACACTGGAGTAACATATAGGGGTACCTGGAGCATGACAGAGAGTGGAACTGAATGTTTAAATTGGAATAACAACGCCTTGGTGAACCGGATGTACAATGGCCAAAGAGAggatgctgctgagctgggattgggCAATCACAACTATTGCAG AAACCCAGACGAGGATTCCAGACCTTGGTGCTATATCTACAAAAGGGGAAGGTACACCTGGGAACACTGCAGTGTGCCCCCCTGTTCAAAAG TTAGTAACATCAACTGCAGATCTGGAAGAGGCACAGATTACCGTGGCAGCCACAGTGTTACCAGTTCTGGAGCTACCTGTTTGAAATGGAATTCTCGAATCCTTGCAAACAAGCTATATACTGCTTGGAGAAGAGATGCTTACCAGCTGGGCCTTGGCAGTCACAATTTCTGCAG GAATCCTGATAATGACAGCAAGCCTTGGTGCCATGTCCTGAAAAGAAATCGGCTCACTTGGGAGTACTGCAATGTGCCTACTTGCT CCACCTGTGGCTTACGGCTGCGCAGAGTACACCAGTACAGGATTAAAGGTGGTTCCTACGCAGACATTGCAGCTCATCCATGGCAAGCTGCCATCTTTGTGAAGTATCACCGAGTGCCTGGAGAGCACTTCCTCTGTGGAGGAATTCTGATCAgttcctgctgggttttgtcAGCTGCTCACTGTTTTGAGGAAGG CTTTAGTACAAATCAGCTGAAGATTGTGCTGGGTAGGACTTCCCGAGCAACTCCCGAGGAAAGTGAACAGACGTTTCAAGTAAAGAGCTACACTGTGCATCAGAGATTTGACTCAGAAAATTTCAACAATGATATTG cTCTGTTGCAGTTGAACTCAGATGCAGAAGACTGTGCTGTTGAAACAGGCACTGTTCGTGCTGCCTGCCTCCCCatgacagagctgcagctgcctgactggACTGAATGTGAGATCTCTGGTTATGgcagaaatgaagaat tttctcCATTCTATTCAGAGCACCTGAAGGAGGGGCATGTCAGATTGTTCCCAGCCAGTCGGTGCACAGCACAGTATCTAGACAACCGGACAGTTACAGAGAACATGTTATGTGCAGGAGACACGAGGCACCTTGATGATGCCTGCAAG GGTGACTCTGGAGGGCCTCTGGTGTGTATGAAGGATGATCGTATGTATCTGATTGGAATCATCAGCTGGGGAATAGGCTGTGGCCGCAAAGACATACCTGGTGTTTATACAAATGTGAATCGCTATCTTGACTGGATTCAGGACACTATGAAACTCTGA